Within the Acidipropionibacterium acidipropionici genome, the region TCCGTTCTTCCCGGGACCACACTCCCGGGTGATCCCAATAGGAGAATCCACACACGTGGCTACCAAGATTCGTCTGAAGCGTCTGGGCAAGATCCGCACCCCCCACTACCGTGTCGTCGTCATGGACTCGCGGACCAAGCGCAACGGTCGCGCCATCGAGGAGATCGGCCAGTACCACCCCAAGAACGATCCGTCGATCATCTCCATCGACTCCGAGCGCGCGCAGTACTGGCTCGGCGTCGGCGCCCAGCCCACTGAGGCCGTCGTGGCCCTGCTGAAGCGCACCGGTGACTGGCAGAAGTTCACCGGCTCGAAGGCCCCCGCCGGAGTCGACCCGCAGCCCGTCAAGGCCGACAAGGACGAGCTCTTCAACGCCGCCCTCGCCGAGCCCGACGACGCCCCCAAGGCTGCGCCGAAGAAGGCCGAGGAGGCCCCCGCCGAGAAGGACGAGGCCTGACATGCTGGCCGACGCGCTTGAGCACCTCGTCTCCGGCATCGTGGCCAATCCGGACGACGTGCGCGTCCGCGAGAAGGACCTGCGCCGCGGCCGGATGCTCGAGGTGCGCGTCAACCCGTCGGACATCGGCAAGGTGATCGGCCGGCAGGGCCGTACGGCCTCGTCGCTGCGCACGGTCGTCGACGCTCTGGCCGGCGACGAGCAGGTGCGCGTCGACTTCGTCGATGTCGACCGGCGGGGCGGACGCCGTCGCTGAGCGTCCTCGATCCGTCGACAGAACATCTGAGCGGCCGTGGCCCGAGAGGCCACGGCCGCTCATGTCATCACCTACCAGGAGAAGAAGCGTGAGTGAACCCGTCGAGGTGGTCGTGGCCCGGATCGGGCGCCCGCACGGACTGCGCGGAGAGGTGACCGTCCGGCTCATCACCGACGAGCCCGACAGAAGATTCGCCCACGGGGCCCGGCTGCGCGTCGCAGGTTCCGGCGACGCGCTCACCGTCGACTCCTGGCGGAGGGTCTCGGGCAGCGTGCTGCTGAGCTTCTCCGAGATCGGCGACCGCACCGCCGCCGAGAAATTGCAGGGCAAGCAGCTCAGCGCACGTGTGGACGCCGATGAGCGCCCCTCCTCCGCCGAGGAGTACTACGACCGGCAGCTGCGCGGACTGGAGGTACGCGATCCCCGGGGACGGGCCATCGGCCGGGTCACCGACGTCCTGCACCTGCCCGCCCAAGACCTTCTGTCGGTCGACGTCGACGGCACCGAGCGCCTCGTGCCCTTCGTCGAGGCGCTGGTCCCCGAGGTCGACCTGGAGGCCGGGACGCTCACCGTCGCCGACGTCGGCGGGCTGGTCGACGACGACGCCGAGGAGGCCCGCTGACCGTGGCGACCCCCATCAGGCTGGACTACATCTCCATCTTCCCCGAGTACTTCGACGTCCTGCACATCTCACTGCTCGGCAGGGCGGTCGAGCACGGTCTGGTCGACGTGCGCTCCCACGACCTGCGCACCTGGACCCACGACCGCCACCGCACCGTCGACGACACCCCCTGCGGTGGCGGAGCCGGAATGGTCATGAAACCCGACCCGTGGGGGGAGGCCTTCGACGAGCTGCTGGGCACCGAGCCGGACGCCGACGTCCACATCGTCATCCCCACCCCGTCCGGCCACCCCTTCCGCCAGCAGATCGCCGCCGACCTGTCGGACGCCCGCCGCATCGTCTTCTGCTGCGGCCGCTACGAAGGCATCGATCACCGTGTCATCGAGTACGCCTCCCGGCGATGGACCGTTCACGAGCTGAGTCTGGGGGACTACGTCCTCAACGGGGGAGAGGTGGCCGCGCTGGCGATCACCGAGGCCGTGGTCCGCCTGATCCCCGGAGTGATCGGCAATCCCGAGTCGCTCACCGAGGAGTCCTACTCCGCAGGCCAGGAGGGTCTGCTGGAGTACCCCGTCTACACCCGGCCGATCAGCTGGCGGGGCCATGACGTCCCCGAGGTGCTCATGAGCGGCCACCACGGCCGGATCGCGGCCTGGCGCCACGACCGGTCGGTCGCGATCACCGCCGAGCGCAGGCCTGACCTCCTCGGCGGGCCGGACGGCGGCCAGGAGCCGACTCAGCCGGTCAGAAGCTGAGCGCTGGCTGCGCAAGTGACCAGCCGGGCATCCGGTGGGCGAACTTCTGTGCGCCAATATGGGGGGTCGTTACCCGTTCGCGTTCGCTGTTGGCTATGGTGTCGCCGTGGCGACTACAACACTTAGTACTCATCAGAGAGCGGTGCGGTCGAGCGTCGCGGCGAAGGCCCTCATGGCCGTCACCGGGCTCTTCCTGATCATCTTCCTGCTCTTCCATATGTTCGGTAACCTCAAGATCATCGGTGGTGCCGACCAGTTCAACCACTACGCGGCGTTTCTGCGCGAGATCCTGAACCCGATCCTGCCCGGAGACACCTTCCTGTGGCTCTTCAGGCTGGTCCTGGTGCTCGCCGTCGTGCTGCACATCTGGTCCGCGGTCCGCGTGACCAAGCAGAACCACAGGGGCAGCGGCGGCGCCGGGAGGTACTCGATCAAGAAGTCCCTCTCGCCGAACAACACCTACGCGGCGCGGACCATGATCTGGAGCGGCATCATCGTCGTGCTCTTCGTGATCATGCACCTGCTGCAGTTCACGATCGCTCCGGACTTCTTCAACAACCCGCACAGCGGTCCTGACGGTCGCGCCGGGATGGTCTACACCGCCTTCGGCAACTGGATCTTCCTGATCGTCTACCTGATCGCCATCGCCGCTGTCTGCGCCCACGTCAGCCACGGTTTCTGGAGCGCCTTCGCCACCCTCGGCGTCAACGTCTCCGGAGTCGCCCGCAAGATCATCCGGGTCTGCTCCTGGCTCGTCGGGTTCGTCATCTTCGTCGGCTTCATGCTGCCGCCGTTCCTCATCTTCTTCGGGGTGCTCAACTGATGTCCATTACGTCCAAAGAGACCAGCCCTGAGCTGGCAGCCCAGTACTGGCAGGTCGGGGACGAGATCCACGACACGAAGGCCGATCACGACCTTCCGATCGAGAAGATCTGGCCCGATCGCCAGTTCACCTCCCGCCTGGTGAACCCGGCCAACCGCCGCAAGATGACCGTCATCATCGTCGGCACCGGCCTGGCCGGCGGAGCCGCAGCCGCCACGCTGGGCGAGGCCGGATACCGCGTCGAGAACTTCTGCTACCAGGACTCTCCGCGCCGCGCCCACTCGATCGCCGCACAGGGCGGTATCAACGCCGCGAAGAACTACAAGTACGACGGCGACTCCGTCTACCGGCTCTTCTACGACACGGTCAAGGGCGGCGACTACCGCGCCCGCGAGACCAACGTGTACCGCCTCGCCGCGGTGAGCGCCAACATCATCGACCAGTGCGTCGCCCAGGGCGTCCCCTTCGCTCGCGAGTACGGCGGCCTGCTCGACAACCGCTCCTTCGGCGGCGTCCAGGTGCAGCGCACCTTCTACGCCCGCGGCCAGACCGGCCAGCAGCTGCTCATCGGGGCCTACCAGGCCTTGGAGCGCCAGGTCAACGCCGGCACCGTGCATATGCACACCCGCCACGAGATGGTCGAGGTCATCGTCGCCGACGGCCGCGCCCGCGGCATCGTCACCCGCGACATGGTCACCGGCAAGATCGAGGAGTGGTTCGGCGACGCCGTCGTGCTGGCCACCGGCGGATACGGCAACGTGTTCTTCCTGTCGACCAACGCGATGGGCTGCAACGTCACCGCCACCTGGCGCGCCCACCGCAAGGGCGCCTTCTTCGGCAACCCCTGCTTCACGCAGATCCACCCGACCTGCATCCCGGTTGCCGGGGAGAACCAGTCCAAGCTGACCCTGATGTCGGAGTCGCTGCGTAACGACGGCCGCATCTGGGTGCCCAAGAAGGCCGAGGACTGCGGCAAGGATCCCCGCCAGATCCCCGAGGAGGACCGTGACTACTACCTGGAGCGGATCTACCCCTCCTTCGGCAACCTCGTTCCCCGCGACATCGCCTCGCGTCAGGCCAAGTACCGCTGCGACGAGGGTCTCGGCGTGGGGCCGAAGGTCAAGGAGGTCGACCAGGACGGCACCGAGCACATGCGCTCCCGTGGTGTCTACCTCGACTTCTCCGAGGCCATCCAGCGTCTGGGCAAGGACGCCGTGGAGAGCAAGTACGGCAACCTGTTCGACATGTACCAGCGCATCACCGATGAGAACCCCTACGAGGTTCCGATGCGCATCTACCCGGCCGTGCACTACACGATGGGCGGCCTGTGGGTGGACTACGACCTGCAGTCGACCATCCCCGGCCTGTTCGTGTGCGGAGAGGCCAACTTCTCCGACCACGGCGCCAACCGCCTGGGCGCCTCGGCTCTCATGCAGGGCCTGGCTGACGGCTACTTCGTGCTGCCGAACACCATCACCGACTACCTGGCGGACTCCCCGAAGTTCTCCAAGGTCGATCAGAAGCACCCGGCGGCCGTCGAGGCCCGCCAGGCCGTCGAGAGCCGCGTCAACAAGCTGCTGTCGATCAACGGCCAGCGCACCGTCGACTCCATCCACAAGGAACTCGGCCACATCATGTGGGAGTACTGCGGCATGGAGCGCAACGAGGCCGGACTCATCAAGGCCATCGGGCTGATCCGCAACCTGCGCAACGAGTTCTGGACCAACGTCAAGGTGACCGGCGTCAACGAGGAGCTGAACCAGACCCTCGAGCGCGCTGGCCGTCTCGCCGACTTCCTGGAGCTCGGCGAGCTCATGTGCGTCGACGCCCTGCACCGTCGCGAGTCCTGTGGTGGCCACTTCCGCGCCGAGTCCCAGACCGAGGAGGGCGAGGCGCTGCGTCACGACGACACCTACCAGTACGCCGCCGCCTGGGAGTGGACCGGTGAGGGACACAAGCCGGTGCTCCACAAGGAGCCGCTGATCTACAAGTCGATCCAGGTCAAGCAGAGGAGCTACAAGTGAAAATCAATCTGCGCATCTGGCGCCAGCGCAACACCCAGGAGCAGGGGCGTCTGGTCGAGTACACCCTCGACGGCGTGTCGGGAGACATGTCCTTCCTGGAGATGCTGGACCTGCTCAACGAGCAGCTCACCGAGCGCGGCGAGGACCCGGTCGCCTTCGACTCCGACTGCCGCGAGGGCATCTGCGGCCAGTGCGGCGTCGTCATCAACGGGGTGCCGCACGGCGGCCAGGGTGTGGCCCAGCCGGTCCGCACCACGACCTGCCAGCTCCACATGCGGTCCTTCGCCGACGGCTCCACCATCACGATCGAGCCCTGGAAGGCCGCCGCCTTCCCGGTCCTGCGTGACCTGGTCGTCGACCGCACCGCTCTGGACAACGTCATCGCCGCCGGCGGCTACATCTCGGTGAACACCGGTGCCGCCCCCGACGCCCACGCCGTCCAGATCAACAAGAAGCGCTCCGACCGCTCCTTCGACGCCGCCACCTGCATCGGCTGCGGCGCATGCGTCGCGGCCTGCCCCAACGGCTCCTCGATGCTCTTCACCTCCGCGAAGATCACCCACCTGGCCATGCTCCCGCAGGGCCAGCCCGAGCGGGTCCGCCGGGTCAAGGCCATGGTCGCCCAGCAGGACGCCGAGGGCTTCGGAGGCTGCACCAACATCGGTGAGTGCGCCTCGGTCTGCCCCAAGGGCATCCCGCTGGAGTCGATCAGCCAGCTCAACCGGGACCTCATCGCCTCGCTGTTCAAGCACGACGGCAAGGATGACTGAGTAGTCAGAGGAGGGGACAACCCCTCCTCGCTCGCCAGGGCTCGCTGCCTCCCCGAACGGATCGGGTCAGGTCGGCGGGCCCTGGTGCGTCCGGGCGGATTGGGAAGCTCAGGGGTGGATGTGACAGAATGGGCGACTGTGCCTGTCACCGTCGGCTCCTGCCACGGGGGGATCGTCCAACGGGACGGGCTGTCAGACATCACGCGAACCAGGTGACCTGTGGCACCGGCGAAGGAAAACTCATGAGCAACGTCATCCAGGACATCGACAAGGCCTCGATGCGAGAGGACATCCCCGACTTCCGCTCCGGAGACACCATCCGGGTCTACGTGAAGGTCGTCGAGGGCAACCGGTCCCGTGTCCAGCTGTTCACCGGCGTCGTCATCTCCCGCACCGGCGGCGGCATCCAGGAGGCGTTCACCGTCCGCAAGCAGAGCTTCGGCACCGGTGTCGAGCGCACCTTCCCGCTGCACTCCCCGATCATCGACCACATCGAGGTCGAGCGCGAGGGCCGGGTCCGCCGCGCGAAGCTGTACTACCTGCGCGGGCTGCGCGGCAAGGCCGCCAAGATCAAGGAGAAGCACGCGAACCGCTGATCTCGTGCACTCCCAGTGAGGGCCCCCGCTCCGGCGGGGGCCCTCACTGCGCATCAGGCGTGACTAAACTGCGGGTGGCGTCGAGCGCGCGGGAGAGTCCCACGGCTGCGCGCCCGGCAAGGAAGACCTGTGGCACACGAGCGACGAGAATCCGGGCGCCCCACCGACGACCGGCAGGAGCCGGTCTCCGGATGGCAGAAGTTCCGAAGCGGGGTCACTGAGCTCGCCCTCATCGTGGTCGGCGCGCTGGTGATCTCCTCGGTGATCCGGGCCTTCGTCGGCCAGCTCTTCGTGATCCCCTCCGGTTCGATGGAGCAGACCCTGGAGATCGGCGACCGCGTCGTGGCGATGAAGACTGCCGACTTCAAACGCGGCGACATCGTCGTCTTCAAGGATTCCCAGCACTGGCTGGGGGCCGCCCCCGCCGAGCGCTCCGCCGGCGGCAAGTTCCTGGAGTTCGTCGGCCTGCTGCCCAACACCAGTTCGAACTACCTCATCAAGCGCGCCATCGGGATGCCCGGCGACACCGTGGCCTGCTGCGATCCGAAGGGTCGCGTCACGGTCAACGGGAAGGCCCTCGACGAGTCGGCCTACCTGTACCGGCTCGACGGGCAGACGGTGGCCCCATCCAGCATGTCCTTCAAGGTCGTCGTCCCCGCCGGGCGGATCTTCGTGATGGGCGACCACCGCAACGAATCCGGAGACTCCCGGTACCATCTCGACGACGTCGCCACCGGCGAATACCGGGGGTCCGCCGCCTTCATACCCGTCGACGACGTCGTCGGCCCGGCACGGGCGATCTTCGTCCCCCTGTCGCGGTTCCGGGTGCTGCACATCCCCGACACCTTCTCCGGCGTCCCCCAACCGAGCGCCGCCGCCCCCCGCAAGGCCCAGATCTGCACCGGGGACGCATGCTCCCCCTGAGTCCGGCACGACGGCGTCCCCGGGCGCCACGATGAGGATGGGACCGGGGCCACGGGGGCCCGAGAGGCTGCTCGGCCGGGCCGGACTGGGCCCGGTCGCCGGATGCGACGAGGCCGGACGCGGGGCCTGCGCGGGCCCCCTGGTCGCGGCGGCGGCGATCCTGGAGGACGGGCCCGCCGGTCGCATCGAGGGCCTCGACGACTCCAAGAAACTCACGCCGCGTGCTCGGGAACGTTGCTTCGAGCGCATTCTGGAACGCGCCCGGGCCGTCGCCTGGGTGCAGATACCGGCACGGGAGTGCGATCGACTGGGCATCCAGGAGGCCGACATCCAGGCCCTGAGGAGGGCCGTCGCCAGGCTGGCGGTGCGTCCCGGCTACGTGATCAGCGACGGATTCCCGGTCGACGGGCTCGACTGCCCCGGCCTGGGGATGTGGAAGGGAGACGCCACCTGCGCCTGCGTGGCCGCCGCCTCGGTCGTCGCCAAGGTGGTGCGAGATCGCATCATGGTGGCACTCGACGACGAGCTGCCCGGCTACGGATTCGCGATCCACAAGGGTTATGGCACCGCGATGCACCAGGAGCGGCTGAACCTGCTCGGGCCGAGCCCCCAGCACCGGCTCTCATACTCCAATGTGGCGGCCTCGGCTAGAGTTCACTCATCATGAGTACCGAGGACCTGGACGAGTACGAGAGCCGGATGGAGCTGGAGCTCTACCGCGAGTACAAGGATGTCGTCGGGATCTTCACCTACGCGGTGGAGACCGAACGGCGGTTCTACCTGTGCAACGCCGTCGACCTCAAAGTGCGCACCGAGGGCGGCGACGTCTACTACGAGGTCTCCATGGGCGACGCCTGGGTGTGGGACATGTACCGCCCGGCTCGCTTCGTCAAGACGGCCAAGGTGCTCACCTTCCGGGACGTCTCCATCGAGGAGATCGTCCACTCCGACCTCGAGGTCCCCGAGAAGTAACCCCCGGACCGGCCCGCGCCGGCCTGTGGACAACCGGATTCGCCGAATTCCCCTGTGGACAACTGAACATTCACCCCTCCCGGCCGCGATAACTGGGGTGGAGGTGATCCTCAATGTCCACCACATCACACACGGATCCGGTACCCACAACCGCCCGGGGCGCCGCGCTGCGGGCCCGCCGAGGCGTCAGAGCACAGCTGGGCAACTGGGGGGAGGACGTCGCCGTCGAGCACCTCGAGGCGCTCGGCTGGCAGATCGTCGCCCGCAACTGGGCCTGCGATCGCGGCGAGATCGACATCGTGGCGCTGGAGCCCGGCACCCCGCACACACTCGTCTTCGTCGAGGTGAAGTGCCGCTCGGGGCTCGGCTACGGGGACCCCCTGGAGTCGATCACCGTGGCCAAGCAGCGCAAGCTCCATGAGCTCGCGCTGGCCTGGCTGACCAGCCATCAGGGATCGGTGCCGAGGGTGCGCATCGACGCCGTGGGAGTGGTGCGCAGGCAGGGGGCCGAGCCACGGATCGACCACGTCCGGGGAATCGGCCGATGAGCGGGGCCAGCGCCTGGTCTGTGGCCCTGGTGGGCATCGAGGGCACCATGGTTGAGGTGGAGGCCGCGACCGGGGGCGGCCTGCCGCGCACCGTCCTGGTCGGACTGCCCGACACCGCGCTGTACGAGGCGCGTGACCGATGCAGGGCCGCGGTCGCGGCGGCCGGTCTGGCCTGGCCCGCCCAGCTCCTCACCGTCAACCTGACGCCGGCCTCGCTGCCCAAGGCCGGCACCCACTTCGACCTGGCCATCGCCTCCGCGGCCCTGGCCAGCGTCCAGGTCGTGCCTCCCACGCTGCTGGACAGCACCGTGCTGCTCGGCGAGCTGGGGCTCGACAGCAGGGTCCGTCCGGTGCGCGGCGTCCTCCCGGCTCTGCTCGCGGCACGCTCGGCCGGATTCGAACGGGCCGTGGTGCCTGCCGGCCAGCTGCGAGAGGCCAGGCTCGTCGACGGGCTGACGGTGTGGCCGGTCGCCGACCTCCACGATCTGGTGGAGGTGCTCTGGGGCCGCCCGGTGCTGTCCGCGCCGCCGGAGGCCGACGACACCGGGAGCGCCCCGACCATCATCGGCGACCTGTCGGAGGTCATCGGCCAGCAGGAGGCGCGCCTGGCCCTCGAGGTCGCCGCCGCAGGGCGCCACCACATTCTGTTCCGCGGCGCCCCCGGCTGCGGCAAGTCGATGCTCGCCGCACGTCTGCCCACGATCCTGCCGCCTCTGGACCGCCGAGAGGCGCTCGAGGTGACCGCGGTGCACTCGCTGGCCGGCACCAACCCGGACGGCGGGCTCATCACCCTTCCGCCGCTGTCGGAACCCCACCACAGCGTCTCCATGGCGGCGATGGTCGGAGGCGGGGCGAGGGTGGCCCGGCCCGGCGCGATCACCCTGGCCCACCGCGGCGTGCTCTTCCTCGACGAGGCGCCCGAATTCCCACCTCGGATCCTCGATGCCCTGCGAGGACCGTTGGAGACCGGCTGGGTGACGATCGGGCGCTCCCTGGCCCAGACCAGATACCCGGCGCGGTTCCAGCTGGTGATGGCCCTCAACCCCTGCCCGTGCGGCCGCGCCGACGACCCGGCGGGGCGCTGCCGGTGCAGTCCCGACCAGGTACGCAGATACGCCGCGCGGTTGTCCGGCCCGGTGCTGGACCGGGTGGATCTCCACCAGCGGATGAGACCCCTCACCAGCGCGCACCTGCTCGGCGCCGACGTGATGCCCGAACCCGAGTCCAGCGCCGCGGTGGCGGCCCGGGTGATGGAGGCGCGGGGCAGGGCGTCTCGCCGACTGGAGGGCACCCCCTGGCGGGTCAACGCCGAGGTGAGCGGAGCCCACCTGCGCCGGGGCCTGCCGATGTGCTCCGATGCGGGCCTCATCGAGGACGCCCTGGCCAGCGGGAGACTGAGCGCCCGCGGCGTCGACAAGGTCCTGCGGATCGCCTGGACCCTCGCCGACCTGGCGGGGACCGACCGGATCGCCTCGGACCAGCTGCGGCTGGCCCTGGCGCTGAGAAGAGGAGAGGTGACATGAGCCGGACGCCATGGGACGAGGAAAGGGTCGCACGGGCCGCCCTGGCCGCGGTGCACGACCCCGGAGGCCCGGAACTCGACGACCCGCCCGAAGCCGGCGGGGCGTCGCAGCGGTGGGCCGAGCTGAGGTCGGCCGACACCGCGCTGGGCCGCAGGGCGCGGGCACTGGATCCCGGCCGGCTGGTCAGCCAGTGCGAGGAGTTGGGGGCCCGGTTCATCATGCCCGGTGATCCGGAGTGGCCGACGAAACTCGAGGCCGTTGCCGGCTGCGACCGCTCCCTCCACCAAGGTCTGGGCGGCGTGCCACTGGGACTGTGGGCGCGGGGGCCCCTCGGCCTGGCCGAGGCCTGCGACGCGGCCGTCGCCGTCGTGGGCGCGCGGGCCGCCACCTCCTACGGGCAGGACGTCGCCATCGAGATGGCACACGACCTGGCGAGGCCGGGAGGACGACGGGGATCCCAGCAGTGCTGGACGGTGGTCTCGGGAGGCGCCTACGGCATCGATGTCGCCGCTCACCGGGGGGCACTCACCGCGGGCGGACGCACGATCTGCGTCCAGGCCGGCGGTCTGGACGAGCTCTACCCGCGCGGCAACGGCGCGGTGCTCGCGAGAATCCTCGAGGAGGGGCTGCTGGTCTCCGAGTCCGCCCCGGGACGCCGCCCCACCAGGCCGGGTTTCCTGGCCCGCAACCGGGTCATCGCCGGTCTGACCGACGGCGTGGTGATCGTCGAGGCCGCCGCCAGATCGGGGGCGCTCAGCACCGCCAACTGGGCCGGCGACATGTACCGGGAGGTGCTGGCTGTGCCGGGCCCGGTGACCTCGAGCCGCTCGGTCGGCCCGCACGACCTCATCCGGAATCGGCGCGCCGAACTCGTCCGCGACGCCGACGACGTCCGGGAGGCTCTGGGGCCCATCCAGCCCGAGCTGCCCAGGGAGCCCGTCCCGGAGCATCCGACCGATGCACTGGGGCCCGAGACCCTGCGGGTGCACGAGGCGCTCCCGGCCCGCGGCGCGCTGGGTGTCGATGAGCTGTCACGGGCCGCCCTGGTGAGTCTCACGGACTGCCTGCTGGCCCTCCAGGAGCTCGAGGACCGGGGCATGGCGAGCTACGGGGCGGACGGCCGATGGTCGGTTCGCCTACGTAGGTGATGCGCCCGGGGGAGTCGATGGTATCGTTCTATGTGAACGTTAACGAGCCGCAAGGAGGCAGCCCATGACCACAGCTGACATCGATCCGGGACGTGCCCGGGATGTCATCGAGACCGGACGCGCCAGTCTGGGAATCGAGTTCGGATCGACCAACATCAAGGCCTGTCTCATCGGGCCGGACTACACCCCGCTGGCCAGCGGGAGTCACGCATGGGAGAACGAATTCGTCGATGGGCGGTGGACCTACTCCCTCGAGGCGGTGTGGGCGGGTCTGCAGGCCTGCTACGCCGATCTGATCACCGACGTCCAGCGTCTGTACGACGTCACCCCGACGTCCTTCCGTGCGATCGGCATCTCGGCGATGATGCACGGATACCTGGCCTTCGACGCGGCAGGCGACCTCCTGGTGCCGTTCCGGACCTGGCGCAACACGTCGACCGGCCCGGCCGCGGCCGAGCTGACCGAGGCGCTCGGGTTCAACATCCCGCAGCGCTGGTCGATCGCCCACCTCTACCAGGCGGTACTCGACGAGGAGCCGCACATCGGGCGGATCGCGGCGCTCAACACGCTGGCCGGCTA harbors:
- a CDS encoding YraN family protein: MSTTSHTDPVPTTARGAALRARRGVRAQLGNWGEDVAVEHLEALGWQIVARNWACDRGEIDIVALEPGTPHTLVFVEVKCRSGLGYGDPLESITVAKQRKLHELALAWLTSHQGSVPRVRIDAVGVVRRQGAEPRIDHVRGIGR
- a CDS encoding DUF2469 domain-containing protein, translating into MSTEDLDEYESRMELELYREYKDVVGIFTYAVETERRFYLCNAVDLKVRTEGGDVYYEVSMGDAWVWDMYRPARFVKTAKVLTFRDVSIEEIVHSDLEVPEK
- a CDS encoding ribonuclease HII: MGPGPRGPERLLGRAGLGPVAGCDEAGRGACAGPLVAAAAILEDGPAGRIEGLDDSKKLTPRARERCFERILERARAVAWVQIPARECDRLGIQEADIQALRRAVARLAVRPGYVISDGFPVDGLDCPGLGMWKGDATCACVAAASVVAKVVRDRIMVALDDELPGYGFAIHKGYGTAMHQERLNLLGPSPQHRLSYSNVAASARVHSS
- a CDS encoding RNA-binding protein translates to MLADALEHLVSGIVANPDDVRVREKDLRRGRMLEVRVNPSDIGKVIGRQGRTASSLRTVVDALAGDEQVRVDFVDVDRRGGRRR
- a CDS encoding fumarate reductase/succinate dehydrogenase flavoprotein subunit, whose amino-acid sequence is MSITSKETSPELAAQYWQVGDEIHDTKADHDLPIEKIWPDRQFTSRLVNPANRRKMTVIIVGTGLAGGAAAATLGEAGYRVENFCYQDSPRRAHSIAAQGGINAAKNYKYDGDSVYRLFYDTVKGGDYRARETNVYRLAAVSANIIDQCVAQGVPFAREYGGLLDNRSFGGVQVQRTFYARGQTGQQLLIGAYQALERQVNAGTVHMHTRHEMVEVIVADGRARGIVTRDMVTGKIEEWFGDAVVLATGGYGNVFFLSTNAMGCNVTATWRAHRKGAFFGNPCFTQIHPTCIPVAGENQSKLTLMSESLRNDGRIWVPKKAEDCGKDPRQIPEEDRDYYLERIYPSFGNLVPRDIASRQAKYRCDEGLGVGPKVKEVDQDGTEHMRSRGVYLDFSEAIQRLGKDAVESKYGNLFDMYQRITDENPYEVPMRIYPAVHYTMGGLWVDYDLQSTIPGLFVCGEANFSDHGANRLGASALMQGLADGYFVLPNTITDYLADSPKFSKVDQKHPAAVEARQAVESRVNKLLSINGQRTVDSIHKELGHIMWEYCGMERNEAGLIKAIGLIRNLRNEFWTNVKVTGVNEELNQTLERAGRLADFLELGELMCVDALHRRESCGGHFRAESQTEEGEALRHDDTYQYAAAWEWTGEGHKPVLHKEPLIYKSIQVKQRSYK
- a CDS encoding succinate dehydrogenase cytochrome b subunit, which codes for MAVTGLFLIIFLLFHMFGNLKIIGGADQFNHYAAFLREILNPILPGDTFLWLFRLVLVLAVVLHIWSAVRVTKQNHRGSGGAGRYSIKKSLSPNNTYAARTMIWSGIIVVLFVIMHLLQFTIAPDFFNNPHSGPDGRAGMVYTAFGNWIFLIVYLIAIAAVCAHVSHGFWSAFATLGVNVSGVARKIIRVCSWLVGFVIFVGFMLPPFLIFFGVLN
- a CDS encoding succinate dehydrogenase/fumarate reductase iron-sulfur subunit; its protein translation is MKINLRIWRQRNTQEQGRLVEYTLDGVSGDMSFLEMLDLLNEQLTERGEDPVAFDSDCREGICGQCGVVINGVPHGGQGVAQPVRTTTCQLHMRSFADGSTITIEPWKAAAFPVLRDLVVDRTALDNVIAAGGYISVNTGAAPDAHAVQINKKRSDRSFDAATCIGCGACVAACPNGSSMLFTSAKITHLAMLPQGQPERVRRVKAMVAQQDAEGFGGCTNIGECASVCPKGIPLESISQLNRDLIASLFKHDGKDD
- the rimM gene encoding ribosome maturation factor RimM (Essential for efficient processing of 16S rRNA) is translated as MSSPTRRRSVSEPVEVVVARIGRPHGLRGEVTVRLITDEPDRRFAHGARLRVAGSGDALTVDSWRRVSGSVLLSFSEIGDRTAAEKLQGKQLSARVDADERPSSAEEYYDRQLRGLEVRDPRGRAIGRVTDVLHLPAQDLLSVDVDGTERLVPFVEALVPEVDLEAGTLTVADVGGLVDDDAEEAR
- the rpsP gene encoding 30S ribosomal protein S16; translation: MATKIRLKRLGKIRTPHYRVVVMDSRTKRNGRAIEEIGQYHPKNDPSIISIDSERAQYWLGVGAQPTEAVVALLKRTGDWQKFTGSKAPAGVDPQPVKADKDELFNAALAEPDDAPKAAPKKAEEAPAEKDEA
- the trmD gene encoding tRNA (guanosine(37)-N1)-methyltransferase TrmD — its product is MRLDYISIFPEYFDVLHISLLGRAVEHGLVDVRSHDLRTWTHDRHRTVDDTPCGGGAGMVMKPDPWGEAFDELLGTEPDADVHIVIPTPSGHPFRQQIAADLSDARRIVFCCGRYEGIDHRVIEYASRRWTVHELSLGDYVLNGGEVAALAITEAVVRLIPGVIGNPESLTEESYSAGQEGLLEYPVYTRPISWRGHDVPEVLMSGHHGRIAAWRHDRSVAITAERRPDLLGGPDGGQEPTQPVRS
- a CDS encoding YifB family Mg chelatase-like AAA ATPase, which gives rise to MSGASAWSVALVGIEGTMVEVEAATGGGLPRTVLVGLPDTALYEARDRCRAAVAAAGLAWPAQLLTVNLTPASLPKAGTHFDLAIASAALASVQVVPPTLLDSTVLLGELGLDSRVRPVRGVLPALLAARSAGFERAVVPAGQLREARLVDGLTVWPVADLHDLVEVLWGRPVLSAPPEADDTGSAPTIIGDLSEVIGQQEARLALEVAAAGRHHILFRGAPGCGKSMLAARLPTILPPLDRREALEVTAVHSLAGTNPDGGLITLPPLSEPHHSVSMAAMVGGGARVARPGAITLAHRGVLFLDEAPEFPPRILDALRGPLETGWVTIGRSLAQTRYPARFQLVMALNPCPCGRADDPAGRCRCSPDQVRRYAARLSGPVLDRVDLHQRMRPLTSAHLLGADVMPEPESSAAVAARVMEARGRASRRLEGTPWRVNAEVSGAHLRRGLPMCSDAGLIEDALASGRLSARGVDKVLRIAWTLADLAGTDRIASDQLRLALALRRGEVT
- the rplS gene encoding 50S ribosomal protein L19; protein product: MSNVIQDIDKASMREDIPDFRSGDTIRVYVKVVEGNRSRVQLFTGVVISRTGGGIQEAFTVRKQSFGTGVERTFPLHSPIIDHIEVEREGRVRRAKLYYLRGLRGKAAKIKEKHANR
- the lepB gene encoding signal peptidase I, which gives rise to MAHERRESGRPTDDRQEPVSGWQKFRSGVTELALIVVGALVISSVIRAFVGQLFVIPSGSMEQTLEIGDRVVAMKTADFKRGDIVVFKDSQHWLGAAPAERSAGGKFLEFVGLLPNTSSNYLIKRAIGMPGDTVACCDPKGRVTVNGKALDESAYLYRLDGQTVAPSSMSFKVVVPAGRIFVMGDHRNESGDSRYHLDDVATGEYRGSAAFIPVDDVVGPARAIFVPLSRFRVLHIPDTFSGVPQPSAAAPRKAQICTGDACSP